In Reichenbachiella agarivorans, one genomic interval encodes:
- a CDS encoding TonB-dependent receptor, with protein sequence MFKTSAFFLSICLLLLAQTVSAQNGIVHGVIVDENSQPLPGISIRLGDTGTGAATDIDGNFMIRGLHAGTHTFHISGLGYQKQSLKHTLSANQKLEIKIQLKEDTKEMDEVVIHGKSEAREIMETGFAVNVIEAKEASLRNIQTNELLNTTVGVKIRQNGGLGSEVSYSLNGLSGSSVRIFIDGIPISIYGNSFNLNSIPPSMIKNIEVYKGVVPGHLADDALGGAINIVLHKETKTNFNASVSYGSFNTLQASANGLYRFEKSGLTVKASAFYNYSDNDYEVSGRSVVVTGIGGVQTPITAKRFNDAYKSTGGMVQIGYTNVKWADQFFIGFTGSSDYKEVQHGAFMTITPYKDRFLESNAMLANLTYQKKDLFVKGLDINVNGLYGKRNRAVNDTVAWAYSWNGERATDFRGNEYQYSWRSQQEGGPTLAKIDRNVASIRTGLSYTISNHHKILLNHVYSSIDREDSDALRSVLENTFRGTRDLHKNIVSATYEVNAFNEKLKANVFGKYYQQKTVNIDPEINEVTNEVEDDITSVNTKDQGYGYTVSYAILPNVILLTSAEKAVRLPNESEVFGDDGDNVVANPSIRPELSNNYNLGFRLGTFTIKKHDFTVSTNFFTRNIKDRIGLPIETSLNVNDETILYENQGNGTSKGVEAQLEYTYNNNLGFNFNVSHFDLKVVNRGVEIDVPNTPFFTMNGSLRYSFKDLIQKNARLNLFYTMYFTDEFSYLVPQGSNTVGDDFFKIPTQLAQDFGMSYVFPNNQLVASFDIKNILDKPVYDNLSVQKPGRAFYLKINYRINKF encoded by the coding sequence GTGTTTAAAACTTCTGCTTTTTTCCTCTCGATTTGCCTCTTGCTGTTGGCACAAACGGTTTCTGCACAAAACGGAATCGTACATGGCGTCATCGTCGATGAAAACAGTCAGCCATTACCTGGGATTAGTATTAGACTAGGAGATACGGGTACGGGAGCTGCCACAGATATTGATGGCAACTTCATGATCCGAGGATTGCATGCAGGTACTCACACCTTCCACATTAGTGGGTTAGGCTATCAAAAGCAAAGCCTGAAACATACGCTATCTGCCAACCAAAAACTGGAAATAAAAATCCAGTTGAAAGAGGATACCAAAGAGATGGACGAAGTTGTCATTCATGGCAAGTCAGAGGCAAGAGAAATCATGGAAACGGGGTTTGCTGTCAATGTGATTGAGGCAAAAGAAGCTAGTCTAAGAAACATTCAAACAAACGAATTGTTAAACACTACGGTAGGAGTGAAGATTCGTCAAAATGGAGGCTTAGGTTCTGAAGTTAGTTATAGTCTAAATGGGTTGTCAGGAAGTTCTGTACGAATTTTTATCGATGGAATTCCTATCTCCATATATGGCAATTCATTTAACCTGAATAGCATTCCGCCTTCAATGATTAAAAATATTGAAGTGTACAAAGGGGTGGTTCCAGGTCATTTGGCTGACGATGCTTTGGGTGGAGCCATCAATATTGTACTTCACAAAGAAACCAAAACCAATTTCAACGCTTCGGTTTCTTACGGGTCGTTCAACACCCTACAGGCCAGTGCCAATGGTTTGTACCGTTTTGAAAAATCAGGACTTACGGTCAAGGCATCCGCTTTTTATAATTATTCTGACAATGATTATGAAGTTTCAGGTCGAAGTGTTGTAGTAACCGGAATAGGGGGCGTGCAAACACCTATTACAGCCAAAAGATTTAACGATGCCTATAAATCTACAGGGGGAATGGTTCAAATAGGTTATACCAATGTAAAATGGGCAGATCAATTTTTCATTGGTTTTACAGGTTCCAGTGATTACAAAGAAGTTCAACATGGTGCTTTTATGACCATTACACCTTACAAGGACAGGTTTTTGGAGTCAAATGCCATGCTAGCAAACTTAACCTACCAAAAGAAAGACCTTTTTGTGAAAGGATTGGATATAAATGTGAATGGGTTGTATGGCAAACGAAATCGTGCTGTTAACGACACGGTGGCATGGGCTTATAGCTGGAATGGGGAAAGAGCTACTGATTTTAGAGGAAATGAGTACCAATATTCATGGAGATCACAACAAGAAGGTGGACCTACCTTGGCCAAAATAGATAGAAACGTAGCGTCCATTCGAACAGGCTTGTCTTATACCATTAGTAATCACCATAAAATATTGCTAAACCATGTTTACAGCAGTATTGACAGAGAAGATAGTGATGCTTTAAGATCGGTTTTGGAGAATACATTTAGAGGAACAAGAGATTTACATAAAAACATCGTTTCTGCAACTTATGAGGTCAACGCTTTTAACGAGAAACTAAAAGCCAATGTGTTTGGGAAGTACTACCAACAAAAAACCGTAAACATAGATCCTGAAATCAATGAAGTAACCAATGAGGTAGAAGATGATATTACCAGTGTCAATACAAAAGATCAAGGTTATGGATACACGGTTTCCTATGCCATTCTTCCAAACGTTATTTTGCTGACTTCTGCAGAAAAGGCCGTCAGGTTGCCAAATGAAAGTGAAGTGTTTGGTGATGACGGTGACAATGTAGTCGCCAACCCAAGTATCAGACCCGAGCTGAGCAACAACTATAACCTAGGGTTTAGGCTTGGGACATTTACAATCAAAAAGCATGACTTTACTGTCTCTACCAATTTCTTTACAAGAAATATTAAAGACAGAATTGGTCTGCCTATTGAAACATCTTTGAATGTCAACGATGAAACCATACTTTATGAAAACCAAGGCAACGGCACATCCAAAGGAGTAGAGGCACAATTGGAGTACACATACAACAACAATCTTGGATTCAATTTCAATGTTTCCCATTTCGATTTGAAGGTGGTAAACCGAGGCGTAGAAATAGACGTGCCAAACACTCCTTTTTTTACCATGAATGGTAGTTTGCGCTACTCGTTTAAGGATCTAATTCAAAAAAACGCGAGGTTAAACCTCTTCTACACCATGTACTTTACGGATGAGTTTTCATACTTGGTACCTCAAGGATCAAATACTGTAGGAGATGATTTTTTTAAAATACCTACACAATTGGCGCAAGATTTTGGGATGAGCTATGTATTCCCAAACAACCAACTTGTAGCGAGTTTTGACATCAAAAATATATTAGATAAACCCGTATATGACAACCTGTCTGTGCAAAAACCAGGTAGGGCTTTTTATCTAAAAATAAATTACAGAATCAATAAATTTTAA